From the Planktothricoides raciborskii GIHE-MW2 genome, the window TTGGAATTTATCAATCGGTCAGCGACCCCAGAAGAAGTTGATCGGGCGATGAGAATGTGTGGCGGTGGTATTTGGAACCTCACCCCAGGACAAGTTACAGATGATACGGAATTAGCGATTTGTTTAGCGCGGGCTTTGTGCCTTAGTCCGACTTTTGACCGAGAAAATATTGCCCGCAGTTATGCGAAATGGATCGAGTCTGAGCCCTTTGATATGGGTTTAACCACTTATCGGTCTTTGGGCTGTTTCGATCAGAATCCCACCTGGCGAGAAATTTGCCAAAAACAAGGTTATGCAGCGGGAATGAGTCAGGCAGCAGCTAAGTTTTGTATGGAGTCAAAAGCGAATGGCAGTTTGATGAGAATTGCCCCTTTGGGGATTTGGGGATATCGATTAGATGATGCAGAATTAGCCCAGTATGCTCAAGAAGATTGTCGGTTATCTCATCCTCATCCAACTTGTTGTGATGCGGTGGCTTGTTATACGATCGCGATCGCTTCTTTAATCCGCGAACCAGGCGATCGGCAAACTGCTTTTGAACGGGCAGAACGTTGGGCGATTTCTTATGGGAATGCGGAGGTACGCGGTTGGTTAGAAAAAGCCCGTTTAAACTTGCCAGTTCTCTATTATCCTCAAGCGGGTTTTGTGAAAATTGCCTTTAGTCATGCTTTCCGACATTTAATTAAAGGCAGTAGTTTTGTGGAGGCGATTGAAGAAACCCTATTTGGTGGAGGAGATACGGATACAAATGCCTGCATTGTTGGGGGTTTACTGGGGGCAGCTTGTGGGGCTGCTTCTATTCCTAAAACGGCGATCGATCCGGTTTTAAACTGCGATACGGAACAAGGAATTCATCCTCGACCGGCGTTTGTTCATCCCCGTCAAGTTCCTGAATTGGTGACATATTTATTGCGCGAACGCGCATCCGCGCCGCTACGCGATCGCTCTACCACAATAAATTAAAAGAGAATATCCAATTTTTCATAAAAGCCGATCGCCCCTGGAATACCTGAGTCAGGAATAGGGGCGATCGCTCCTTATTTTCTCTTGAGGACTCTCTTGAAGACGATGTGGTATAGTATAATGGGTCTGGGTCTGAACTAAGATCGCCTTAATTACGAAATCATTAAATTATGATTTAGGCCAATCCATGAAAAATACAACTACTTTTAAATAAATTGCTGCTGAAGTGCAATTGTTTAATGATATAGAACAAAAGGAAAAATTTATTTTTGTCGTTGGGGCTTTAGCCTCTCGATTAATTAGTCTTGATAAAGCAGCAGAAATCATGGAGATGGAACCGGAAATATTATTGAATATTTTAGATATGATGGGCATAGATTTTTCTGATCTTACCCCTGAAGATATCGCGATGGAAAAAAATTGGTAAATAAACAGGTTAGCGTTGCTGACTACCTTCGCCGCAACTTCTCACATATTCCCGAAAAACGGGAGACAAATTAAACCGGACTTTTTCCCCGGTAATTTTCCTGACTAAATACCGTTTTTGCAAAGATTGCAACCCCTGAATCAAGTCCATTGAGGACAAATCTAAAGCTTGAATTAAATCTTCTCTGGTGACAGGTTGGTCAAATTTACTCAAGGCTAAAATAACTTGCTTTTCTATGGGGGATAATCGGTTTAATAATTGCGGCAAAGGCATATCCTGAGTAATCAATAAGTGATTTTCCCCTAAAAAATCTGCCACCTGACCATCAAAAATATTTTTAATTAAACCCGCCACATTTTTTAAATAAACCGGATTTCCTTCATATAACTTGATTAGGTTTAACCAACTTTCCTCATTTTTTAACCCTGTACCTTTCAGCAGTTCCACATCATTTAAACCGGATAAGTCTAAAGACTTAATCGGATATAATTCCCGATCTAAACAGTCCATTTCGGCACATTGTTCTTGACTGAGTAAAATCAGGGTGCTTTGATGTTCAATTTCGGTGATGAGTTTGAAAAAGTTTTGATAATCTTGATATTTTGGTTGATATTGTCCGGCAAATTCCCCCGGCAAAAAGATATTTTGCACGTCATCCAGGACAATTAAACATTTTTTCTCCGTGAGTAGATCCAGTAGTTGTTTTAGGCGATCGTCAATGGTTGCTTTTGCTTCTACTTGGCAAACTTGCAATAAATCTTCAGTCAGGAATTCTAATGATTTGGGGTATTTTAAGCTTTTCCAGATGATGACTTCAAAGTTGGTTGAATTAACATCAACAAACCTTTTCACCAGAGTTGTTTTGCCAATTCCACTGACTCCTAACACGGCAACTAAACGAGTCTTTTGATTAAATATCCAATCATCCAGGGTTTTCAGTTCAGAGTCTCTGCTATAAAAATTAATCACTTGCGGCGCTAGGGTTAAATCTAGAAGCGGGGATTTAGACTGAGGGGTGCTATTACTTTTTTTACGATCATTGCTTGGACTAGCTTCATTTAGTGCTTGGGGATAAGAAAAATGATTATTATTGCCATATATTTGATAAATATTGGAATTTTCTGATGATGCAATATAGATTCTTTCTATCGTAGAAATAAAATTAGTTTTTTTTATATTTTCATCCAAAGCTGCTGACAAAAGTTGCCATAATTCAGATCCCACCTGAGTTACATAATTTTTACTCACATGGCATTTCTGGGATATCTCATCATAAGTTTGTCTTTGCCAAGTCCCCTCAACCACAGCCCTTTGAACATCATCTAAATGCTTACCAGTGTGTTCAACAACGAGGCGATCTACGAATTGTAACACTTCGTTTACATCCATCAAAGCTATACCAGGTAATATTTTCAGCCATTATAGCGTATCTCGATCCTAACTTTTCCTATTTTTTCCTATTTTTTGCTTAATATTTTGTAACAAAACTTCCTTCATAATCTGACTTAATCTAACTTTTTTCTATATAGACAAATATTATTTAATATCATAGGATTGAATAGTAGCTAAACAAGTTAAACTTTGATTATGACTATTCAATACATAGCAGATTTAGAGAGTCAATTAATTAAAGACAATTGGTTTCTCATTAATAGCAATGATTTATCGGCTTGCTATTTATATAATAATGCCTTGGGTACTATAACTAAACTTCCTTGCACGATAGAACAATTAGATATATCAAATATTGCTGAACAGTTACCTAATCTTACAGCCGAAGATCGATTAAATTATTTTAATCCTCAAAAATATTTAGAAGAAAATAAACCAACCAGATTAATGATGTTTCTGACATCTATGTGTAACTTAAGATGTATTTATTGTCATTGTAACTCTACATCACAAGGGCAGCACATGAATGAAGATTTGGCATTTAAAATTGTCAAAAAATATGTGAATCATGTTCAACAATTCACCGGCACAACAGAAGACACTATTCAAATTACTTTTATGGGGGGTGGTGAGCCTTTATTGCAAATTCAGATTATTAAAAAAATCGTAGAGTATCTTGAAAGCCAAGAAATCAATGGTGATTATGTATTAGTTACTAATGGAACATTAGGAAATGATGATGATTGGACTTGGTTAATTAACAAAAAGTTTAGAATAACTATATCCATTGATGGCAACCCAGCAACTCAAAATAATCAGCGCAAATACGCTGATTCTCAAGTGGGAACTTGGCCAAAATTAGAATCTCGGTTACATTTTATCAGTCAATTAGGAGCTAAAGTTCACATTAGGTCTACTGTAACTGACATCAGAAATATTGACTCTACCTGTGAATACTTAGAACAATTTGATTGCATAGAAACTCACAGTCTTGAACCTGTTTCTATGGCAGGTAGAGCTATCGACGGTAGTCATTATCCTGATGATTTACAAAATTTTTACTCAGAATTTTTTAACATTTATTCAAAATATTTATATCGTAATCCTAGTCGTTATAAATCAGCATGGTTTAAACCATTTAAACGAATGGATGGCTTTTGTGGAGCCGTGTACTATAATGCTGTTGTGACTCACGATGGATATCTCTCACTTTGTACCGAGATGGATTCTTCTACACTAGAAACAAATTACGGCGATCAATTTATTGTTAGTCACATAGATGATGAGAATTCTTTTATATCTTATAAATCTCTAAAATTTTCCAATGATCACAGCATTAACAATATGGAAAAATGCAAAAGTTGCGCGATTCAATATAAATGTGGAGGAGGTTGTTATGTCAAAAGATATAGAGATTTTACTGAACCAGAAGTTTATTATAATTCCTTTTGTCGGAATGTGATTAAACTGAATTTATCTTATCTAATAGCTATGTACGATAAACATAGGAATGAACAATGAGTCAAATACAGATTACCTCACTAGATTATCAGCAGTTACATGATCAATTAAATACAAATCATGGTTCTAACACAAATTACTTAGAGTTTATAATAAATGTTTTTCTTTATAGCGAAGAAAGACATTTATTCTGGGGAAATACAGACATATTTAACAGAAAATATGCCGACAAATTAGATTTTAAGCGTCATTTTATAAATTTATTAAGCATGAATTGGGGTGATTTTAGATTTTTTATTTTAAAAGTTGATGATCTACCAAGTGGAATTTTAGCTATATACAATGTATCTATTTCTAATCAAAGAGCAGACATTTTAGCTTGGATAGAATCAAAATACAGAAGTTGGAATGTATTGATAAAATGGTGGATACTTTTTTTAAATCATCTTCAAGTTTTAGGGATCAAGAGAGTTTTTTGTAAAATTAGACACCAAAATTTAATCGCAATTAAAGCGGCTAAAAGTTTTGGATTTGAGCAGTGTGGTTTACTTCCAGAATACTTTAAAAATGCTGAATTCTCTGAGAGCGCATATATCTTCACTCGCTCTACTGAATTTAATAATTTTGAGATTTTGTATAACAACAGGAGGTATTTAGCTTAAAAAAATGTTTACCAGCTTAAGAAGCTGTTCGCAATGATTAACGAGGTAAATTATGACACTGATTATTAACCTAACCAACTTGTTTTTTGATTCAGAAGAGATTAAGTTTGTCAGTGAATTAGAGTTGGCAAAAATCGCCCAAGAAGATAACTGGATACATTGTGATTGCGGACATGATTGCTGTCCATGTAATTCAGAATGTAAGTAGGAATTAAATTTTGTTGAAAAATCACAAAATTGCTCGACAATGAAATGCCAGTATTGTGGCAGTATTTTTAGATGACAGTTAGTAGGGGTCGTTAGATCAAAAGTTGTCGCTCGAATAATTAGCTTAACTATTTGACGACCCCTACACACTTTTATTGAGTATAGCAATCTTCCCATCATTGTTAGGAAAGGCGATCGCTTTTATTTGTTCCCATTACTGTTTTGACTGAAGTTTTTCCGAAAACACAGCTTGCATCTCCTCCATAGGCAGGTCTAATGAGTATTTCGGGGCATTTTCATTTCTACGATTCATCAGAACCTTGAGGGCTTCGTGACAAGCGGATTCATCATTACGATTCGCTTTAATATAAGCTTTTAATTCGCTATTTGTCATAGAATATTTTGGTTCATGCCACAAACTTCCAGATTCCTGATTCATTAATGATGATGGCAAATTCATCGGGAAATTTTTTACCTCAGCTATTTCATTTCAAATGTACGATTGGGCGCACTTACAAAGTTACTCCACTTTTCCTAAAATTATAGCCGCGATCGCCTAGATATTGACGTTAGACTAGCTAGTTTACCCTAACCGTTTCTGGTATAGTCATTTAAACTAAGATTAATACAATTCTTTAGGGGCGCAAGCATTGCGCCCCTACGATATATTTTGATTTGCTTCTTTGGGCGCAATGCTTGCGCCCCTGATGTTTTGTCTCAAGCACAATTGAAATGAATATATAACCTCCGCCCTTGAGATCATCTATGTAAATCTTCAAAATTAGGAGGTTCGCGTAAAGAGTCTCTCGCGATCGTCGGCAGTTCAAAATCGCCAAAATGGGCAAAACGTTGCGCGATCGCTTTTGCCAAATTTAATGATTCGGGAGAGTTTTCTGTTTCGAGAGAGTTGTCTGTTAAGACAGCCCGGAGGATCTCTTTGGCTTATTCTTCCATAGAACGCTTATAATATTCTGCCCGCTGTTGTAGGCGATTTTTCAGTGAATCATCAAGGTTTTTAATAGTGATATTATTCATAATAGATTAATCACATTGGCGATCGCTCACTTCTGTTAAATATTATATAGCACTATATAGCGGTTCTGCCAGCGCTGACAATGAATGAGATCGCAATTGAATCCTGATGCTATACTATAATTAATAGTCAATCGTTTTTTGAGGAAGTGAAAATGCGACTAATTGTTTTAGATATTGAAAATGATGACGATCTAAGGCGTGCTAAATCTTTGCTTGCGGTCGCGTCTGCCGATATGGAGGAAATCAAAGAGCCCAAATCACGCCATATTGAAGCCCTTTTGCAATGGTGCGATCGGCACGAATTCACCTTAGAAGGGGATGTAATTCCTTCTAGAGAGGAAAGAAATGCTAGATAATGTTTTCTACGATACTAATATCTTGGTTTATTTAGGATTTCAGTCAAAAACTGATTTGTAATCCAAATTTTGCTCTAACTTGTTCAACAGAGATGACTCTTCAGGCTTCCCGATCGCGTAAGCCGGATTCAATGGCCTGCCTAACATAGATTTCGTACATTAAATCATCCCAAGTTGAATTCTCAGGCAATTTATCAATTAATCGTCGGGCTGCTTCTTTAATGTTTGTTGTTTCCATGACATTGGCGATCGCTTAAGTAGACGGGCAGAAATAAATGCACCACAGACCCAATGAGAAAAAAACTGTCATTCCCGCGCAGGCGGGAATCCACAGCCTATCGGCGGGGAAAGAAAAGTGCAATTAATTATGTTCACCTACTTACTTCTGTTAAATATTATATCGCGGTTATGGCAGCACTGGCCAACTCCCAAAAATTTCTAAGTTTCTGGTAACTCCCATTCCATAATTTCTCTTAAAAGTTCAATTGCTTCTTCATCGCTTACTTTTGGCAACCGATTCGTAAAATAATTCTCCGTAATTCCCATAGCTTCCGCATAGGCTGGATCCATACCATCAAGCAATTGAGGCCAATCGGTGACAAAAAACCAATCTCGATCCCACAAAATTATATCTGCTAGACAATCGACGGCAAATTGCCACTCACTCAGATCCGTTGACTTATATTTTTGCTCGTAAAATAAGTTAACGGAATCTTCTTGATCATATTCTTCCTCTTCTTCTTCCTCATATTCAAGTAAATCGGGCAAGATCATTTTTTCAAAAGCATCCCAAGCGATTTGGCGATAAAAATAATTGTATTCGTCAGGTTCAGGTTCATTTTCTATCTCTGCCCAATGCAATTCCTGAGATATTTCTTCATCAATCATTTGGGACAAATAAGCAAAGGG encodes:
- a CDS encoding DUF6887 family protein gives rise to the protein MTNSELKAYIKANRNDESACHEALKVLMNRRNENAPKYSLDLPMEEMQAVFSEKLQSKQ
- a CDS encoding ATP-binding protein → MDVNEVLQFVDRLVVEHTGKHLDDVQRAVVEGTWQRQTYDEISQKCHVSKNYVTQVGSELWQLLSAALDENIKKTNFISTIERIYIASSENSNIYQIYGNNNHFSYPQALNEASPSNDRKKSNSTPQSKSPLLDLTLAPQVINFYSRDSELKTLDDWIFNQKTRLVAVLGVSGIGKTTLVKRFVDVNSTNFEVIIWKSLKYPKSLEFLTEDLLQVCQVEAKATIDDRLKQLLDLLTEKKCLIVLDDVQNIFLPGEFAGQYQPKYQDYQNFFKLITEIEHQSTLILLSQEQCAEMDCLDRELYPIKSLDLSGLNDVELLKGTGLKNEESWLNLIKLYEGNPVYLKNVAGLIKNIFDGQVADFLGENHLLITQDMPLPQLLNRLSPIEKQVILALSKFDQPVTREDLIQALDLSSMDLIQGLQSLQKRYLVRKITGEKVRFNLSPVFREYVRSCGEGSQQR
- a CDS encoding radical SAM/SPASM domain-containing protein, yielding MTIQYIADLESQLIKDNWFLINSNDLSACYLYNNALGTITKLPCTIEQLDISNIAEQLPNLTAEDRLNYFNPQKYLEENKPTRLMMFLTSMCNLRCIYCHCNSTSQGQHMNEDLAFKIVKKYVNHVQQFTGTTEDTIQITFMGGGEPLLQIQIIKKIVEYLESQEINGDYVLVTNGTLGNDDDWTWLINKKFRITISIDGNPATQNNQRKYADSQVGTWPKLESRLHFISQLGAKVHIRSTVTDIRNIDSTCEYLEQFDCIETHSLEPVSMAGRAIDGSHYPDDLQNFYSEFFNIYSKYLYRNPSRYKSAWFKPFKRMDGFCGAVYYNAVVTHDGYLSLCTEMDSSTLETNYGDQFIVSHIDDENSFISYKSLKFSNDHSINNMEKCKSCAIQYKCGGGCYVKRYRDFTEPEVYYNSFCRNVIKLNLSYLIAMYDKHRNEQ